The Vespula pensylvanica isolate Volc-1 chromosome 3, ASM1446617v1, whole genome shotgun sequence nucleotide sequence GGCTAGTGTTTTCATTAACAACAAAAGGTcagatttttttctcatatgcGTACACTTTCATTCTCTgcatagaaaaattaattgtattattactattatatgaGTGTGTATCGTAcgtgtgcatgtatatgtgtacgtataatgGATGTACGTGTACATCAATGAGTACGTCAAGTGCGTTAATCATTTagtaaatgaaacaaaaaaaaaagaagaagaagtatttACATAGTGcgtattttcattcgttattacAATATCAATTATCTTCGGTTAACGAATACGATGTTAATTATAACTGTACTAACTTTTGTATTTACATGTAAAATCAGATATACACAGATGTATGTACAGAAAGAGTGcattaaaattttagaaaatatactaTACGACCACTACTTGCACattgattaaaaaacaatcaagtgacaaaaatattattaaagtctCGTGCATGCTTTTCAAACGATTACGTATACTTGCCTTCGAAGAGCCTTTGGTGTATCATGTGCGATGAAAGCTTTGTCATCGTTAAAAGCTGGTTCGTAGATCTTTACCGATCGTTCGCAACGTGGACCAGTCTTTCCGTACGGGCAGTAACAATCAAAACCAGCCTCCTTCTCCACGCACTTTCCTTCTCCGCAGGCGCCTGTAAAAAGTTCGTGTCGTGTACGTGCTCGCGCGTATTTTGTCCCGTTATGCACGCACTATTTGAATACACACATTCTGCACGTCGCGTTTTCGTTACGTTCTACGAAGTTTATAACGCATAATTTTTACCTGGATAGCAAGATTGTCCGACAAAGTTACAATGTTTCCCATTAAATCCAGCTCTACATAAACACATATAACCGTTCTTTGTAGCTGCCTCCTGGCAAACTCCACCATTATTGCATGGATTTTCGGCGCACGTTTCGCAAGTCGTTATCCCTACGTTACCCGTTTGATCTCCGATTAAATCAATTTCCTTTTCACCAATGACTAGTCTGCTGATACAACCAATGAATCCGATATTCGAAACAGCCTCTTTGATAACAATACTGTGATTTGGAACTCCACCGATATAAAGTGGACCCTTAAGATCTAATCCTTGTCTTCGACCAGCCGATACTCCTCTGTACGGTCCTTGACCATCGACTAGCATCGTTACTTCCTTTCTAACACGttgaattttaatcgtatGCCATTGACCCAAAGTAACCGATTTATCCGCCAATATAACAGCTGATCCAGAACCAAGGTCAAATCTAGCagtttataacaattatacatattacacatatattttcacACGTGCGTAGATATAATAcgtaacgaaaaataatatgtacttGAATTGTGGATATCCTCCTACTAGGGATAGAAGAATGAAATCCCCATTACCGTGATTCGATTCGGCATTGTATAAGATAATGCCGTCATAATTCTCCGGTTTGAAAGATATCTCAATATTGAACTTGAGATATGAATCAGGTAATGGAGGCAAAGCTATGTAACTCTCTGGCGCTTGACTGAAGTTAGGTACGACTCCCGTTACGACGAGCACGGTCGGTACTTCTAAATTTACTTTATCGTTGTTTGCTATACAAATGTATGTTCCTGCATCTTCGGCTTTGACATTTTTCAGTTTCAATGTATTCTGTTAAGAGCGtcgaaagggaaaataaatattcataaatccTATTAAAGTTACGCCGGAATACTTTCGTTGTACCTGGTAAGTTTCTGTGTCCAGAGATAACAATCCACCAAGTTTGTTCCATTGGAATTTAACAGGTGGTTCAAGATCAACGTGACAATCCATTTCAATACTAGATCCGTAAGGTGCCAACTTCGTTTCAATTGCTGGCCCATCGTTATGTCCACCTAGATAAAGATATGAAAAGACGATAACTCGgcatagaaatattttgtagCCGCTATTCATTGTTCCTATCATATTTATACTTACAAAGAATGCAACGGATGgcattgataaaataaacacGTTATATTCGCACACATTAGTTACATATGGACAATTGAATTTACagtaaatgaaatatcataaatcgatgaaaaatgtttgatatttACCATGTACAATGAGATTGAAATCTTCCTCAAAGATGCCTTGCGGAGTCATTACTGTACATTTGTAGGTACCGCTATCGCTGACGGCTACGTTGGACAATCTAAGAATATTTTCGTACGTTTGAGCATTCGCTGGTAAATCCGGATGGTTCGGTCTGGACCATCGATAGTGCGGACTAGGAATACCCGAACACGCGCAACGTATGTCAACCGTATCTCCGATATTTACAGGATCTTGAGATGCCTCGATGGTAAGTGCAGGTGCAACGGCAGCTGAAATTTAACAGTCGCTATTACTCAAGCTGTATAATTTCTCccgtaaatatttacatacagattagtattttcaattttttttcggaGCTTCAACGTTCGTGAAAGAAATTGTACATTTTACCGTTGTAacgtaaatgtaaaatttctttttaaaaggtCAACTTCGTCAATGTTAAAACTTAAACATCTAAAACAAGGCGAGCGATTCTTACGCACaaggaaaaaatttgattCGAGACCGATCGTTTGACAGGATATCTGGCATTTCATCCAATTTAATAATCCTTTCGATAGTATTACactaaagtaaaaataatgtatattacgCATAGTATCGTACATGCAAGTAACATGCGTCAACGGCCGCGGTATTATCTCTAACTAGGTAGGAAGGGTCAAGGGAGGAGTTGGACGAAATTTGGTACGTCGTATGGAAAGTAATCCAACGATGTTGTCTACGTCGGCTCGAAACATAAATGACATATATAAGATGTTTAGGAATGGGGATAATAAAATGTTGACGATCgaatagatcgatcgaataagaaTAGGCAACACAAAGAATagtgctaaaaaaaaaagataagacaaaaatataatctatactACGAGACGTCACACGACACACAAATCTCAAAACAAACCGCGTCGTCTTTGAAGAAATTGGCGATATTGCGGGATGCGGCAGAAGCGTTCGTCAGTACCATCGTTGCATTGAGCATAGCCGTCGCAAAAGTAATCCAAATGAATGCATTGTTGACTGTAGCACTTATACTCCCCGGGTCTGCACTGCGATCGGTACACTGGCATGCAATCCGCAAGCAAATTAACTACTAAATCATATAACGCGAGCTTTGTAAAAATCTAATTTGAAGAAGTCCTTCATTGAAACCATTATTgcaatgatctttttttttatgataaatatttcactACTGATACCATTTCTAATATGACAAGCTGCATGACAGAttttgaaaaacaaacaaaaaaacaaagaaaagtaacCGCGCCTCGTAATATATCGTTACTCGAGTAGTTCtcgtcgaacgaacgaaaaagaattttcattgtttGGCTGAAACGTCACGTTGGAAAATGTTTGAACGATCTCGTATCGACGAATGTCGAGAgattgttagaaaaagaaagaagaaaaaaagaataataaaacaaaggcagcgatgtaataaattaacaatgttattaaaaaagtaattaaaaaagctgaaaagagagaaagaaagaaagaaagaaagagaagagaaaaaaagatccaaGTTTGTAGGAATCAGATTCTttgagagaaatatttaagatcGATCTACGTCAGCGGTATTAGACGATACTTGTTAATGAGATTGAGCATAAATTACGATAATACTTTATAAAGTTTAACTGAAGTGGCaagcatatgtatgtaccaaTGCACTACTTACGTATCACATTCAAATTAATGTAATCACTGGAAACTCCATGGGAGTTACGAATTTGACAAATATATCTTCCACTGTCTTCTGGTTTGACTTGCGTTAATTCTAAATAGTCTTCGCCAATTCGACCGTGTAAAGGCAAAAATTGACCCTCTCTACTCCATTCTATCACGGCGTGTTCCCTGATCTCGCAACGCAAACGTACAGAATTACCTGGATACGTCGTAATGTCTCTTTGGGTGGCGCGAATGCTCGTGTCGTCGTAAGAATGTTCTGAGAAAAGGTAATACGGTGAATAATGGTATCCGAGTGAGATCCATCGGAACGAATTCGATACGCGTTTATCGAGATCGAAAAAGATGACGAACCGTTAACTATGACTTCCGCTACCGCCTCTGCCGTGCCCGCCTCGTTCGTGGCCTTGCAAACGTACTTTCCAGCATCCGAATACGTTATACCGTGGAATTGCAAAACGCCATTATCATTAGATACGGAATACGGAAGTGGCCGTCCTATAGCTTCCCATTGAATGTGAAGAGGCTCGTCGCCGGTCGCGGTGCACGTTATAGAAGGATTTTTACCAGGTCCAACGGTTTGACGGGTTGGATTAAGCTCGATCCTAGGTGGAgctgaaaaaggagaaagaagaaatatcagaTATTCCTCTAACGCGGATAATTTTTCGCTTCCTTTACAATCGCACTTCTCGGAATACCCACATATGATTTCCAGATGAGATTTAGCTTTGAAAATGACCGTGCCGGCAGGATTTAAGCCAAGACAGATGTATTCCCCTGCGGCATTTTTGTCGACCGTCGGAATGCTTAAAACGCCATTATGAACGGTACTGCCCTTCGGTAAGGCACGATGATCGCTCCTCTTCCAATCAAGATAAATCTGATCGCCATCTGGGGCAATCACCTGACAGCGCATTTCCACTTTACCGCTATTGGGAATTCTTAAAAAGTCTTCGGGAATCAATACGCCACCTTGATAAGGATATCTCTAAAATTACAACAACGTACGTCGTGATGATATACGGCTACGATAACTGGGGAAAAATTAgcaagaaaagatgaaaaaaagtgaTAAGCGTACGGGATCCTGAGTCGGCGGACGTCTGTTGTCGTTGTCACAAGTCATATCGCCTCGACAAGGCGTAGAGTCGATATCGTTGTCCTCGATGCGTATTTGGACACGGTCCTCTACTATGCCTACCGAGTTCGATGCTTGACAGGAGTAGGAACCTTCGTCGTCGGAGGACACCGAGAATATTTCGTATACCGCGCTTAACGGCGTCGCAGCTGTTTTGCTGTACGCATCGCTGTAAATGTAAGCAACGATTTCGCAAAAAAGACGActctttgaaagaaagatattcttCTTCGAAGAAGCGTAACTTACTACGTGGCCAATCCATTGACATGTTTACTCCAGGCAACGTTTGGCTGTGGATGGCCTACAGCGCTGCAAGTCAATCGCACCCTGTCTCCAAGTTTCACTTGCAAAATACCCGTCCTTGGCTCGATCGTAATAACAGGTATCGACTGTACTTCGATATGGGCTATCTCGGACGCGGAACCAACTTCGTTCGTGGCCGAGCACACGTAAGAACCACCGTCGTTTATCGTGATATTAGAGAGTCTCAATAATCCGCCAGGAAGTTGTTCGATGTTCGGAGCAAACGATCTGCCGTCTTGACGAGACCAATGGATCTCGGGAAGTGGAAGACCGGCTATGGCGCGACATTGCAAATCGGCAGAACCACCAAGGGTGACGGGCTGGATGTCTTTCGGATATAATTCGAGGACCGGAACTTCACGAGCTGCGAATTTGCGAATAAAAGTgtattcattcgttcgaaagCCGCCGTCTGCCGTGAGACGACGGCAAGGAACGATTtacaaatatgaaatttatgcCTTACGTTCGACCTCGACGATGGCACTAGCTTCGTAGCTGCCTATAGGACTACTGACACGACAAATATATACGCCTCGGTCAGAAACTTGCGCATTAATAATTCTGAGTGTATCTCCGACTTGTTGGACGTTCGAATTCATCGTTTCCGaaaatttattccatttcACTTGCAGACCCGCCTCTCCGCTCGTAACGCAACGTATCTCGGTCGACGTTCCTTGAGATATTATTTGTCTTTCAGGTTTGACTTTAACCGTCGGAGGATCTCTTCGTGGGATTATCGTTATTCTAGCGGTAGAATTCGTTTCCGTTCCTTTGTAACTGACAGCGATGCAGACGTATAAGCCGGAATCGTTGATCGTTGGATTATTGATTGTCAGAATGCCATCGCGCTGGGTCGCGGAGTAAGGTAGAGGCAAGCCGTCCGATCGAGTCCACGTTAGATTAGCACTTTGCGACGGGGTGCAGGTAAGCCTGACGACGTCTCCGATGGAGCCGATCCATTCGGCGGGTGTTATGATCGGAGCCAAGCCGGTAGCCGGAGGCCCTTCCGGATTTTCTGTGGATACGCGCGAATGTAGTCCCGTCTATCTACGTTATGTCTATACCGTTTACGATCATGGATACCTCTAACGTATAGAATCGTTGTTTTTTCCTCCACTCCGACGTTATTCTTAGCGATGCATTTGTATTCGGCTGCGTCGTTTCTCGAGGCAGCCGGGAGCCTCCAAACGCCGTTATGGAAGGAAGACTCCGAGCTGATGCTTCCATGAAGTCGAATCCATTCTACTTGCGGAGGAGGATTACCGTTGGCGTCGCAATGAAATTCTACCGGTTCTCCTTCCTTGACTTCGAGGTAAGGCGGCATGATTACGACTCGAGGTTTTACCGGATTCGCTCCTGAAATCGAATGCAACTGTCAACCTTGTCGTTAACCGTTTTTTACCTGGTATCGAGATATACCTGGTATCTCTAACAAACTTTTGGGAAAAGCTGCGTCCGTAAGAGACATTACCGATTTATTGCGTATATCGATCTACTTGTACTAATGTTATAACGTTAAAAACCTCTCGTTCGTACCTCCAACGGTAAGAGTGACTTTTTTGATTCCAATGTTTATTCCGTCGCTAACTTGACAAACGTATATACCGCTGTCGGACACTTTGACGTCTCTAATGATCAAGACTCCGTGAGAATCGTCTATGCTTCTACCGGATGGTAACTGACCGCCTTCCTTCTCCCAACGAATGTACAAAGAACCCTGTGTGACGTACAAGCGTGCGAGTAAGATTCATCGGGAACGATTCGAAGTAGAAGACTTACGTTGTCGAGCGATCTACCGCTGCAATGGTATCTGACGGTATTTCCAGTGTGCACGATTTGGAATTCTGGTTCTTGCACGAAAACGACGATCCTTGGTGGGGTAATAGTCGGTGTCGGAGGAGGAATCGTTGGAGGATATTCGACTAAAAAAGAATGTCAACGCGAAAATAGTTGCGATCTCGTACACGTAAATATAATCTGCTTGAAAACTCGTCTCTCCACTCTCGTGCATTTTTACACGACCGATCAAAGGAGCGAGACACTCGAACTCTCTCGTAATCCGGTCTACGCAACGGGCTACTTACCAACGTCTTGACAATTTTGTCCTGCGTATCCTGGCAAGCAATTACACTTGACGTGTCCGGACCTATTGATCTCGCAGTTTTCTTCGTTGTTGTTGCACGGACAGGGATTGCAAGAGCCAAGAACGCTAAAAGCTCTGTCACTGGTATCTCTGTAATATCCACGGGCGCAAGTTTCGCAAGACGTTCCGACGTAACCAGCTGGACAACGACACGCTTCGACTTGAGTCGCTCTTCTGTGTCCGGTGAAGTTTTCTACCGCCGTGTCGAGACTAATGTCGCTGATGTAAGTCGCCGTCATTTTTTCACTGTGAGAAGCTCGTACCAGAATAGCTTCGATATTGGAAAGAACCGTCATCATGTCCGTACGAGAAGCACTGCGTGGTCCCGCCGTCGTCAATCGTTTCCACTCCGATTCTCTCAGTGGGACGGAGTAGGTCTGAAACGAAAGTCGAACTGTGTATTCGAAATATCTCTCCCCACCGTCCCCTCCGCCTTCTTTCGTACGAACCAGCGGTATGTCCGGTAAAACGTCTGTTGGATTAGTCCAGAACAACGTGATGCCGTTTCCAACGAGTAAAATGTCTTGATCTTTGTAGCTTTGTGCGCCGGGCTGCGCAGTGATGTGCTGAGTCAAAGTCAAACTGCCGGCGTAGCTTTTTACTTGATTACCGGTGAAAGCGGATGGCAAAGACCAAAACAGTCTGCGACTACGGTTGTCGGGATAGCGATATCCAATTTCGTTCATAGCAACGTTCAAGTCGAAGCCGTCGTCTATAACGTCTTGTCTCGTGctaatttgaaaagaattaaGTAAATGTTTGCGTCAAGTCGTCGCTCTTACCGTAGGTTATACTCGTTATAGGTAGATCGTTGTCGTCGATCGCAAAAGCATTAAACGCGATGAACTTACTCGTCGGTAAGGGTAAATCCATGATGGGAATCGTAAACCCATATCGGAATCTGTTGAACGTAGAGCGAACTTTCGTGACATTGTTTGGTCACGCCGCTGCAGTAACACTCGTTACAACCGTCCGTATTTTCAGCGGACAATCCAAAGGTAGACGGACGACATCTGTTGCATTCCGGTCCCTCGACGTTCCTCTTGCACTCGCAGCGACCGCCGAAACACGAAGCGCTACGAGATCCAGCTTCGTTGCAGGTGCACTGTACGGGATCGGTTCTGCGCGTACAATCGTTGGCGGTACCACGAGTCGCGTCTCCTTCGTATCCGGGTTCGCATCTTTCGCAGTATTCCCCGGTAGTGTGATCGGCACAATTCTTAGAAAGATTAGATCAGAATCGTTGGTACATCAAATTGATGCGAAACGCGATACGACACGATCGATGAACGTCTTTCATTTACCTCGCACAGTCCGCTCTCGGGATCGCACTGACTCGAGTGCCCGTTGCAATTACAAGGCTCGCAAATTCCAAGATACAGGCCTTCCATGGCCCTCGTATATCCAACGTCGCAGTCCTCGCACGAGAGTCCCTTGTATCCGACGGGACAACCGCATTCCTCGACTTCGACCGCCCTTGCCTTTCCAGTGTTATGCTTCTCCGCCGTATCGAGGGAAACCGAGGAGAGCCTGAAAGGAGAAAATCTCTTTCGTAGGGCTTTCGCAAAAGGCAGGgacgaaagaggagagagtTTTCGACTTACGCCGTCTCGTCGGTGTGGGTCGTGTAAGTGGCCTTGATCTTGATAGCTCGTACGTCCGCCAGTGCCATTAAAAGATGTTCCCTGTCGGCGGTGGTTCCGTCGGCACGTTGCCAATATTGCTCGAGCAACGGAACGGTGAACGATTGTTGAGAATTAGGCTCGGGAGATTCTCGCGAGTAATAGAGCAATTTAATGTCGTTGGCCTGTGTCGAAGCAGAGGATCGCGTATTAGCGAGAGCACGTACGTCCAACGAATATATAGATCCAAGGCTAAGAACAAAGGATCGATCCTCGAATCGATCCCTTACTTACGCTGATCAATTCGACGTCGGCGGCGTTGTTTCTCGAACTTTGACCACCGGGCGATGGGACGTATCGGACCGTGTATTTGAGATGACCACCGTACGACGTTATCTGATCGCCGAGGAATATATTCGGCAGTTGCCAATAATAGACGTCGTTGTTACCGCGATTATGAAAGTCGTTGTAGACTATTTCGCGATTGATCGTGTCGAGGCGAATGCCATCCGATATCGGTGGTGCGTCGGGTGTTTTCGACTCGGTCAGCGTGAAACCTCGCAAGGAATTCGTGAACGACACGTGAATCtgaagagaggagaaacgaaagatcgtAGATCGTAGACGAGGATCGCGTCAGGCGATACGTAACGACTTCGTAATTAAACTCGTTCTCATTACCTCGTTTCTGTACCAATTGGACGAGACGCACTTGTTCGTAATACCCATGCAAAAGCAACTTATGCATCCGAATTGATTCCTAAAGCCCAGGTTGAATGTATTTGCCTTGCATTGGTTGCACGTCAGGCCCGTTGCGTATAGCTAAACAGAGTACACGCGAGGACGTTAAACGTCGCGTTACTGCTTCGCCGTACGACCGACCGAGCGCGTCTTCGGCTCGGTCCGTCTTCGTTGAGAATAAAAACGGACGATTTCTCGTGGCAAATTGGACGAAGTACTTACGTTTTTCGTACCGACGAGgatcgagaaaaatcgaacGCATTAAGAATAAATACAGACGATGAATATCGAGGACGGGCGAATGAGCTAAAGAGGAGTCTTCGaaggaaacgatcgaaataaatgcGATACCTTGCAACGACACTTTCCGGTATAGGGGTCGGCGTTCGGAGTGAGGCTACCATCGGGATCGCATTGTTGAACGGGTACGCACATGTCGCCGGGAATGAGAGGATTTCCTTGATAGCCGATGGCACATTGTTCGCATCTACGACCGACGTATCCAGCCGGACAGTCGCACGTAGGCTCGCCGTCCGATCCGAGATGACAGGTCCGAGTGAATCTGAATGATCGGTCACAGAACGTTATCGATATCGTCGCGACGCGGTCGCGGATTCGAGATCGTGAAAAAAGATCGTCTCCTTACTGGTTCGACGGATTGGTCAGAGGACACGGACAAAGCTGGCAAGGTATGTTCCTCGAAGGATCTCCGTAGTAGCCCGGGGCGCAGGGTGGATCGTCTCGGTAACATTGTCCAAGCCACGGTCCGCTCTCGCGCCTGAGGAATCCCGGTGCACAGTTCTCGCACGAAAGCCCGGTGTATCCTTGCGACAATTAATGCAGACGGTTAACGATCGTGCGTTGCGTTCGCTCGAGGGGACGTCGTTTAccgacgtacgtacgtaccggTAGGGCACTGGCACTCCTCCACGAAGGACGCGGATCCCAATCCGGTATTGCGCGCGTCGGCGGTGTCCATTACGATGTCGGTGATGCGTACGTCCAACTGCGGGGAATCTTCGTACTTCGCTCTGAACGAGAGGAAGGAATCGAGCGTAAGAAAGATTCGAGCGGATCGCGAAGGATAAGATCAAAGGATCGAAAGgatcttctcctttcttacGTACTTGATGAGAATATTGTCGACGTTAGCCAGCGTCATCATTATTTCTTCCCTAGATGCGAGCACCTCGCTGTTACCTTGACGCTTGTACCACTCGCCGTAGAAAAATCTAACGGTTTCTTTCGTCTCGTAGTCGGGCGGTATGTGATGGCCTTTGTGAACGAGCACGTACTTGTTGCCGGTAAGAATGACCGAGGGCGCGTCGTTCGGCGCACCGTTGCCGTTGTAATGGATCGTATAAGTCAAATAACCGCCGTAAGACTTCAATTGGCTGCCGTGATAGTTCTCGGACAGGGCGTAATACGGTATCCTGTGCGTACTCATCTCGTTGCTGAAGGATTCGAGCAATTGAATGCCATCGCGGCCGATCGGTCGAACCTCGGATATTTGATCCTTGATGTCGCCGAACAAACGTATCTCCGATTCCGTTTGTACCGATACGATTTTGTGACTTTCGAACGGCGGCGGGATCTGATAAGTGAACAGA carries:
- the LOC122627787 gene encoding basement membrane-specific heparan sulfate proteoglycan core protein isoform X1; translated protein: MKRNRVLLRSALLFLLIGADLLVSASENDDLVFDQDGKQSSLEIPLIEKHEERSIFHRIKRSFFSFFDPFVSTPVATNTSAATIDNGTGGSATGTTTVSSPTHLRGNEGTVRLVDDKNNTDVSKPRKGGPNLERLIRNSQEEYVDDKQQENEIGEAAEGRRQSQNYVNSDDEDLVASGEIEGSATDSDVSQPVTEGQKIEGKARLYRITLTVGEPYRREYADRNSREYKELSGNLTQALEELYARRIPNYDHMANVIKVSPTSDAFTSQVTLDIGSTFTDELEIRDILEKQLQYHSLGSIQVGPEGFTFRHFLVEKENVLPECDQSSELTCRNGACVPLDSRCDGTEQCEDGSDELDCHSTLRPTTTHVSESEEERWSLPTEITGDVEEPTETAVARAKGEEEDSTLRAASNKCRADDVVRCQDGSRYICSVQRCDGVPDCEDGADEVGCPHSGCKFGEFACDVRRCILESQRCNFVEDCQDGSDEHDCNYPACTSNQFKCRNGECIDGSKHCDGVLDCRDRSDEYGCPCREYQFECSAGYCVDLSRRCDGYIDCFGGKDEENCIGTTRCREGEFECASGTCVSKMARCNGRNDCDDRSDEYNCTVTTCSSDQFRCIDGICLSIDKRCNGVADCRNGEDENQCGCGDADFRCTDGRCIGYELQCNGVNECSDGSDERDCGLAPCPSMDFTCGDGSCIPKSSVCDGFDDCPRAEDELNCDQECTPTQFKCLTGNKCIEGIYRCDGHPDCPDRSDEDCANETITHTSPPTNRTWPGWANEKTRECDPNREMRCDDGKCVLLKRKCDNIFDCLDGSDERGCGICTPAEWKCASGECLPENERCDGLRNCVDGSDESGCVTECPPGNFRCNDGLCLDSKKRCDGRSHCLDGSDEINCQCPVGNRACDNGVCIDERFFCDKSYDCLDHSDERDCDDEATSEKGYPKEEECRADEFACNDGTCIPRALVCDGQSDCPQSTDEFDCYPHGCGQDQFQCRTGDCIRNDQRCDGRIDCEDGSDEPSECDATTLEPEGPGARPMPGRCPAGQFQCVLDKACVPHSSVCNGVPECRDASDENNCDYTIEEECSLDEWRCENGGCIYLHQRCNQLVDCTFDESDELGCNYTLGRENNGTCEPHEWRCNNGQCIPLSRRCDKRVDCLTDTSDEFDCSYDPRPTGGSTELNLKTYPSEQVIKENPAKQGREVVFQCRDEGPLRARVHWLRDNDLPLPPASRDLNGRLEIPNIQLDHAGTYICEAVGYPPSTPGSRLSVNLTVEKFEEPATRPPQVCQYDQATCSNGDCIPKSYVCDGKFDCTDGSDEMRCSPHGCEPNEFRCNNKQCVSKLWRCDGERDCADNSDEEDCAPAPPGSPCRYHEFACASYNQCIPKIYHCDRERDCLDGSDELGCSPVYIVKPPPPMVVLEPGDLMVLTCTAIGVPIPEINWRLNWGHIHSKCSTTSVNGTGTLTCPDIQPEDSGAYSCEALNVVGFVIAQPDAILVVKGPKGICPKGTFNAEARSVDECISCFCFGVATECRSANLFTYQIPPPFESHKIVSVQTESEIRLFGDIKDQISEVRPIGRDGIQLLESFSNEMSTHRIPYYALSENYHGSQLKSYGGYLTYTIHYNGNGAPNDAPSVILTGNKYVLVHKGHHIPPDYETKETVRFFYGEWYKRQGNSEVLASREEIMMTLANVDNILIKAKYEDSPQLDVRITDIVMDTADARNTGLGSASFVEECQCPTGYTGLSCENCAPGFLRRESGPWLGQCYRDDPPCAPGYYGDPSRNIPCQLCPCPLTNPSNQFTRTCHLGSDGEPTCDCPAGYVGRRCEQCAIGYQGNPLIPGDMCVPVQQCDPDGSLTPNADPYTGKCRCKLYATGLTCNQCKANTFNLGFRNQFGCISCFCMGITNKCVSSNWYRNEIHVSFTNSLRGFTLTESKTPDAPPISDGIRLDTINREIVYNDFHNRGNNDVYYWQLPNIFLGDQITSYGGHLKYTVRYVPSPGGQSSRNNAADVELISANDIKLLYYSRESPEPNSQQSFTVPLLEQYWQRADGTTADREHLLMALADVRAIKIKATYTTHTDETALSSVSLDTAEKHNTGKARAVEVEECGCPVGYKGLSCEDCDVGYTRAMEGLYLGICEPCNCNGHSSQCDPESGLCENCADHTTGEYCERCEPGYEGDATRGTANDCTRRTDPVQCTCNEAGSRSASCFGGRCECKRNVEGPECNRCRPSTFGLSAENTDGCNECYCSGVTKQCHESSLYVQQIPIWVYDSHHGFTLTDDTRQDVIDDGFDLNVAMNEIGYRYPDNRSRRLFWSLPSAFTGNQVKSYAGSLTLTQHITAQPGAQSYKDQDILLVGNGITLFWTNPTDVLPDIPLTYSVPLRESEWKRLTTAGPRSASRTDMMTVLSNIEAILVRASHSEKMTATYISDISLDTAVENFTGHRRATQVEACRCPAGYVGTSCETCARGYYRDTSDRAFSVLGSCNPCPCNNNEENCEINRSGHVKCNCLPGYAGQNCQDVVEYPPTIPPPTPTITPPRIVVFVQEPEFQIVHTGNTVRYHCSGRSLDNGSLYIRWEKEGGQLPSGRSIDDSHGVLIIRDVKVSDSGIYVCQVSDGINIGIKKVTLTVGAFPKSLLEIPGANPVKPRVVIMPPYLEVKEGEPVEFHCDANGNPPPQVEWIRLHGSISSESSFHNGVWRLPAASRNDAAEYKCIAKNNVGVEEKTTILYVRENPEGPPATGLAPIITPAEWIGSIGDVVRLTCTPSQSANLTWTRSDGLPLPYSATQRDGILTINNPTINDSGLYVCIAVSYKGTETNSTARITIIPRRDPPTVKVKPERQIISQGTSTEIRCVTSGEAGLQVKWNKFSETMNSNVQQVGDTLRIINAQVSDRGVYICRVSSPIGSYEASAIVEVEPREVPVLELYPKDIQPVTLGGSADLQCRAIAGLPLPEIHWSRQDGRSFAPNIEQLPGGLLRLSNITINDGGSYVCSATNEVGSASEIAHIEVQSIPVITIEPRTGILQVKLGDRVRLTCSAVGHPQPNVAWSKHVNGLATYDAYSKTAATPLSAVYEIFSVSSDDEGSYSCQASNSVGIVEDRVQIRIEDNDIDSTPCRGDMTCDNDNRRPPTQDPRYPYQGGVLIPEDFLRIPNSGKVEMRCQVIAPDGDQIYLDWKRSDHRALPKGSTVHNGVLSIPTVDKNAAGEYICLGLNPAGTVIFKAKSHLEIISPPRIELNPTRQTVGPGKNPSITCTATGDEPLHIQWEAIGRPLPYSVSNDNGVLQFHGITYSDAGKYVCKATNEAGTAEAVAEVIVNEHSYDDTSIRATQRDITTYPGNSVRLRCEIREHAVIEWSREGQFLPLHGRIGEDYLELTQVKPEDSGRYICQIRNSHGVSSDYINLNVILVNLLADCMPVYRSQCRPGEYKCYSQQCIHLDYFCDGYAQCNDGTDERFCRIPQYRQFLQRRRAAVAPALTIEASQDPVNIGDTVDIRCACSGIPSPHYRWSRPNHPDLPANAQTYENILRLSNVAVSDSGTYKCTVMTPQGIFEEDFNLIVHGGHNDGPAIETKLAPYGSSIEMDCHVDLEPPVKFQWNKLGGLLSLDTETYQNTLKLKNVKAEDAGTYICIANNDKVNLEVPTVLVVTGVVPNFSQAPESYIALPPLPDSYLKFNIEISFKPENYDGIILYNAESNHGNGDFILLSLVGGYPQFKFDLGSGSAVILADKSVTLGQWHTIKIQRVRKEVTMLVDGQGPYRGVSAGRRQGLDLKGPLYIGGVPNHSIVIKEAVSNIGFIGCISRLVIGEKEIDLIGDQTGNVGITTCETCAENPCNNGGVCQEAATKNGYMCLCRAGFNGKHCNFVGQSCYPGACGEGKCVEKEAGFDCYCPYGKTGPRCERSVKIYEPAFNDDKAFIAHDTPKALRRLKIAMNFNPTDEGDGILIYCSQSEEGLGDFAALIIKNKHVEFRYDIGSGMATLRSNYIVQPGTWTYVTINRDFKEAKLSVNGEPFIEARSPGGARTMTLNTPLYIGGVDRRKITLNKNLNVDRNFHGCISELEVASVSLEILKSATDMANIEDCSMLHPNQTIPRTTLITPPPTNPPTTLYDPCASSPCIHGFCQSLDSREYSCTCEYGYAGRNCENVLKQCEVYAPCRNGGTCTDLHGSYKCDCRLGFNGQTCEKLADITYDIAFKGDGWLELERSVMTHEEEREVLGFEISTNKTNGLIMWHGQTPNDLNPDDYISLAVVDGYVEYQYNLGSGPAVIRVTAQRVDDGERHRIILKRQGSDGSIELNGEHTESGLSDGLQQILNTRGSVYLGGVPDYAMTYGRYHEGFSGCIYTLEVQDSGAIDIGEKAIRGKNVSPCTRVRWIPSSLVFTDADADIFDAFVPPPPVNIIHPKPAANVATCNIKSYLLLIVLQHLIALKIESRNLIVVCTLFYIGAINTS